CAAACGGTCGATAAGCTGTCCATGTCTACGGCAAGCCAGCCGGGCAGACACCCAGGCCCTCTGGAGGGCTCGCGTGATGACCATCGTCCCCCTGATGCTCGACGACTTCGACCCAGAACACGTTGACCCCAAGCTGTACGGGCGGCGTGTGTATATGCGGCGCAACCCCCGCACCGGCGAGGGCGGGACCTTCGTGTGGATTCCAAGACCCCACTCCGCGTGTTGGACCTCGCCCCGCCGCCTCAGTGACCTCTCGCCGGCCGACCTGGCGGCTCTGGCGGCAATTGAAGACGAGATCGGTCGGCTGGTGGACGCGGAAGCTTCATTCGAAGAAGCCCGTCAAGCATTAATCCAACTCGTAGAACGTCTTCGGAAAAGCCGGCAGGAACGGTCATGACCGGCCGCCCCTGCGCCTCGTACAGCGCCGCCACCGCAAGCGCCTGCTGGTGGCGCTCGAGGAGCACGCGCCAGGCCCCCAGGGAGAGGTTTTTCCATGTGCCCGCCTCCGGGGCATCGGCGTACGCCTCGATCGCCGCGTCGGCCTCGGGCTCGAAGGCCGGGTCGTACGCCAGCCGCCGGATCTCGGGCAGTCGGGCCCGAAACATGTCGTTCAACGGCCACAGGAGCTCCACCGCCCGCCAGCCGCTGATGGTCTCGGTTTCCATTCGATCCCTCCCTTGCGACGAGGTGACCCCATGAACGCCGCCGCCGCGCTGCCCCCCGCCGGGGCCGACTGGCACCCCGAGGACGTGAAGGCCGCCGTGCGCAAGCGCGGGTGGAACTTTCGCCGGATCGCCCGGGTGTTCGAATACGCCCCCAAATCCCCCGACCAGGTGGTGCACCGGCCCTGGCGCGCCATGGAGTTGATCGTGGGAGCCATCCTCGAGACCGACCCCTGGGAGATCTGGCCCAGCCGCTACACGAAGGACGGGCCCGAGAGCCGGGCGGCGATGCGCCGGGCCATGCAGGGGCTGCGGCGGCGCATGGCGCGCACGGGGCCCGAGCGGGGCGCTCCTCCCATTCGGCAAGCCGAACTGTAGCGCCGGGAACCTGGGCGCGCAATGGCGAAACGGCGGCGCACGGTAGACGACCCCCGACACCGGCAGGGGGAGCTCTTCGGGACCACATCAGGGACGGGGCCACGGACGGGGGGCGCATCGTCAACGGAGGACGGCATGCGACAGGACATCGCAGAGGGGGCGCTCAACCAGGACCTGGCGGTGCGGGCGATCCTGACCGAGGACGTGCGCGCGTCGGGGCTTTCGCGCTGGGAGATCGCCGGCCGGATGGGCCGGGCCCTGGGGGGCGAGGTCACGAAGTGGCAGCTCGACGCGTGGACGGCCGAGAGCAAGGAAGGCCACCGGTTTCCGGTTTCGTACGCGGCGGCCTGGTGCTGGGCGGTGGGGAGCACGCGTCTGGTGGAGCACCTGGCCCGGGTGTTGGGGCTGCGGCTGCTCACTGATATGGAGGCCGCCCGGGCGGAGCTGCACGAGGAGCGGGAAGCCCTGCGGCGGCGGCAAGCGGAGCTGCGGCGGCGTGAGGCCGCCCTGCGGCAGGTGAAGGGCTGACGGTGTAGCAGCACAGGAGGAACGGCGATGCGCGTGGTCTGCTCGCGGTGCGCAGCGGTGGTGCTGGAGACGGTGGGGCGGGAGCCCGGAGAGAGCCACGGCCTGTGCCGGGCGTGCCTCGACGCGGCGGTGGCTGCCCTGCGGGCTCGGCGGCCGCTCGCCCCCGGCGCGGGCTGCGCGCCATGTGTCTCGGCGGCCGAGAGGTGCGGGCGATGACCGGCGGCGCTCCGGAGTGGGTGTCAACCCGAGAGCTCGCCGGAGCTCTCGGGGTGTCGAAACAAGCGGTGACGAAGCGGGGGAAGCAGTGGCGGCGGCGCAAGGGGGTGCGGCGGGAGTTCGAGTACCACCTCTCCTCGCTGCCCCCCGAGACCCAGGCGGCTCTTCTGGTGCGGCACGGGGCGGGGGCCGGGGACGAAGGGCCGGCGGTCGCTCCTGCCCCATCCGTGGGGCCCGCGACACGGGCCCATCCGGGGCCGGCGGTTGCAGACGCCGCGCCCGCCCCGCCCTGCCCCAACCCACGGCGGCCCGACGCGGCGGCGCAATGGGCCTGGTACGCGCGCCAGTCCGAGCGGGCGAAGCAGGAAGCCTCGCGGCGGCTTCGGCTGCTGGGGGCGGTGGAGCGGCTGATTTCTCACGGGAACGGGAACGGGCCTGGGCGGGGGCGGCGCCGGGCCCGTGAGACGGTGGCGCGGGAGGCCGGCGAGCACCCGAGCACGCTGTATCGCTGGGGGCAGATGGTGGCGGGGGTGGAGCGGGCGGATTGGCTCGCGTACCTGGCGCCGCAGCTCGGCGCCGGGGGGCGGGCCCGGGCCGAGCTCGACCCCGCGGCGTGGGAGCTCTTCAAGGCCGACTACCTGCGGCTCGAGCGCCCCGCGGTGCGCGAATGCCACGAGCGGCTGGTGCGGGCGGCGGCGGCGCGCGGCTGGGCCGTGCCGAGCCCGAAGACCTTCGAGCGCCGGGTGCGCGAGATGCCGCTGGCCACCCGGGTGCTGGCCCGGCAGGGGGTAGAGGCGCTCGCACGGATGTTCCCCGCGCAAGAGCGCGACCGGTCGTGCTTTCGGGCGCTCGAGGCGGTGAACGCCGACGGCCACACCTTCGACGTGTTCGTGCGCTGGCCCGACGGCACGGTGGAGCGGCCCCGGATGGTGGCCTGGCAGGACCTCTTGTCGGGCAAGCTCGTGAGCTACCGGGTAGACCTGACCGAGAACGCCGACGCGGTGCGGCTGTCGTTTGCCGACCTGCTCACGCTGGGCATCCCCGAAGACGCCTACCTCGACAACGGCCGGGGCTTCGCCTCGAAGTGGATCACGGGGGGCACGCCCAACCGCTACCGGTTCACGGTGCGAGAGGAAGAGCCCCCCGGGGTGCTCACGCTCTTGGGGGTGCGGGTGCACTGGGTCACCCCCTACCACGGCCAGGCCAAGCCCATCGAGCGGGCGTTTCGCGACCTGTGCGGCTACGTGGCCAAGCACCCGGCGTTTTCCGGCGCGTACACCGGAAACAAGCCCGACGCCAAGCCCGAAAACTACGGCTCGCGCGCGGTGCCCCTGGCGCAGTTTCTCCAGGTGCTCTCCACCG
This portion of the Thermodesulfobacteriota bacterium genome encodes:
- a CDS encoding helix-turn-helix domain-containing protein, which translates into the protein MNAAAALPPAGADWHPEDVKAAVRKRGWNFRRIARVFEYAPKSPDQVVHRPWRAMELIVGAILETDPWEIWPSRYTKDGPESRAAMRRAMQGLRRRMARTGPERGAPPIRQAEL
- a CDS encoding transposase domain-containing protein, which codes for MSKQAVTKRGKQWRRRKGVRREFEYHLSSLPPETQAALLVRHGAGAGDEGPAVAPAPSVGPATRAHPGPAVADAAPAPPCPNPRRPDAAAQWAWYARQSERAKQEASRRLRLLGAVERLISHGNGNGPGRGRRRARETVAREAGEHPSTLYRWGQMVAGVERADWLAYLAPQLGAGGRARAELDPAAWELFKADYLRLERPAVRECHERLVRAAAARGWAVPSPKTFERRVREMPLATRVLARQGVEALARMFPAQERDRSCFRALEAVNADGHTFDVFVRWPDGTVERPRMVAWQDLLSGKLVSYRVDLTENADAVRLSFADLLTLGIPEDAYLDNGRGFASKWITGGTPNRYRFTVREEEPPGVLTLLGVRVHWVTPYHGQAKPIERAFRDLCGYVAKHPAFSGAYTGNKPDAKPENYGSRAVPLAQFLQVLSTEIAAHNARAGRRGGVCAGRSFDQVFAESYARGPVRVATPEQRRLCLLAGELATARGNGEIVLAAGAVATIDGAPARAKNRYWAPELAELKGQRVMVRFDPQRLHAPVAVYSVDGRYLCDAACVEPAAFNDTEAGRAQNRDRNRWVKAGKEQLAAERRMSAREAARMLPEVAAAELPDPKVVRPFRLPEPAAARPVACDRGHDDARAVQALVIEMARAREAEPDPALMDDVERYKHWCALDRRAQAGELLPEASHRFYMAFRTTPLWRAFDEMEREFGVGGGAGQ